A single Carnobacterium alterfunditum DSM 5972 DNA region contains:
- the pstA gene encoding phosphate ABC transporter permease PstA, with protein MRTQKKYVNPDEKQIKKRISKNKAARIVFFIATFFGLAVLAVLIIRIVTQGAGYLNLDLLTNFASRNPENSGIKAALLGTLWVMSVTIPVALILGIGTAIYLEEYAPNNKFTQFIELNISNLAGVPSIVFGLLGLTLFVRYLGMGRSVLAGGLTMALMILPVIVVSSKEAIRSIPQDQYEAGYAMGATKWQIIRTVVLPAATPGILTGAILSLSRAIGETAPLLMIGAMTFIAYVPESIFSSFTVLPIQIFSWASRPQAEFQAVAAAGSVVLLIILIAMNSIAIGIRNKFSKRN; from the coding sequence ATGAGAACACAAAAAAAATATGTAAATCCTGATGAGAAACAAATAAAAAAAAGAATTAGCAAAAATAAAGCAGCTCGAATAGTCTTTTTCATAGCTACATTTTTTGGGTTAGCAGTATTAGCCGTTCTAATCATTCGAATCGTCACGCAAGGTGCTGGTTATTTGAATTTGGATCTTTTAACTAATTTTGCTTCCCGAAATCCAGAAAATTCTGGGATCAAGGCTGCCTTATTGGGAACATTATGGGTAATGTCGGTCACTATCCCTGTGGCATTGATTTTGGGGATAGGAACAGCTATCTATTTAGAAGAATACGCTCCGAATAATAAATTCACTCAATTTATAGAATTAAACATCTCTAATCTAGCTGGTGTGCCTTCTATTGTGTTTGGATTGTTAGGCCTGACCCTTTTTGTTCGATATTTAGGGATGGGAAGAAGTGTTTTAGCTGGGGGACTGACTATGGCATTAATGATTTTACCTGTTATTGTAGTCTCATCAAAAGAAGCGATCCGTTCAATTCCTCAAGATCAATATGAAGCTGGATATGCTATGGGAGCGACAAAATGGCAAATAATCCGGACGGTTGTGCTCCCCGCAGCGACTCCGGGGATTTTAACGGGTGCCATTTTATCATTATCTCGCGCTATAGGTGAAACGGCTCCTTTGCTAATGATTGGTGCCATGACTTTTATTGCCTATGTCCCAGAATCTATATTTTCAAGCTTCACAGTGTTACCTATCCAAATATTTAGTTGGGCGAGCAGACCTCAAGCTGAATTTCAAGCAGTTGCCGCCGCAGGAAGTGTTGTCTTATTAATTATATTGATCGCAATGAATTCAATAGCGATAGGCATACGTAACAAATTTTCTAAACGCAATTAA
- the pstC gene encoding phosphate ABC transporter permease subunit PstC encodes MQPSMKEMIKKKKESRSLYSRIEKIMPTLFLLIASLSILVTIGIIVTLLTETILFFGDVSFIEFITGTEWYPFFKNDPSFGIWPLISGTFLIAFIAMAVAIPIGLSAAIYLSEYASEKSKKIIQPILEVLAGIPTIVYGLFALTFVTPLLQSFIGGLPIFNALSPGIVVGIMIIPQITSLSQDAMSAVPQAMRDGAFALGATKLEVAIKVVVPAAFSGIISSLVLAMSRAIGETMIVATAAGSTPNMSFNPTESIQTMTSYIVQVSMGDATYGSTIYYSIYAVGMTLFIFTFGMNILADYVSRRYREVY; translated from the coding sequence ATGCAACCATCTATGAAAGAGATGATTAAAAAAAAGAAAGAAAGCCGTTCTTTATATAGTCGAATAGAAAAAATAATGCCTACGCTTTTTTTGTTGATCGCTTCGCTTTCTATTCTGGTAACGATTGGAATTATCGTTACATTGTTGACAGAAACGATATTATTCTTTGGGGATGTCTCTTTTATTGAATTTATAACAGGGACAGAGTGGTACCCATTTTTTAAGAATGACCCTAGTTTTGGAATTTGGCCACTGATTTCAGGAACTTTTCTAATTGCTTTTATTGCAATGGCAGTTGCTATTCCTATAGGATTGTCTGCTGCTATCTACCTGAGTGAGTATGCTAGCGAAAAAAGCAAGAAAATCATCCAACCTATCTTGGAAGTGTTAGCAGGCATTCCGACGATCGTTTACGGTTTGTTCGCCTTAACGTTTGTCACGCCTTTGTTGCAGTCTTTCATAGGTGGTCTGCCTATTTTTAATGCGTTGAGTCCGGGTATAGTGGTGGGGATAATGATCATCCCTCAAATCACTTCTTTGTCTCAAGATGCTATGAGTGCTGTCCCTCAAGCTATGAGAGATGGCGCATTCGCTTTAGGAGCAACAAAGCTTGAAGTAGCCATTAAAGTAGTTGTACCAGCTGCATTCAGTGGTATAATATCTTCATTAGTTCTTGCTATGTCACGCGCGATTGGTGAAACAATGATCGTTGCTACAGCTGCAGGTTCAACTCCAAATATGAGCTTTAATCCTACCGAGTCTATTCAAACGATGACATCTTATATTGTGCAAGTAAGTATGGGAGATGCAACTTACGGCTCTACTATTTATTATAGTATCTATGCGGTGGGAATGACTCTATTCATCTTTACTTTCGGAATGAACATTCTTGCTGATTATGTATCTCGTCGATATAGGGAGGTCTACTAA
- a CDS encoding cation:proton antiporter, whose amino-acid sequence MLLSIALILIVGFILSSIFIRLRLPGLLGLILTGIILGPYYLDLLDPKILSISTDIRQIALIVILFRAGLTMNISDLKKNGRPAILMTFLPATFEIIIVTLLAPIFFGISTLEAAILGAVLGAVSPAIVVPRMIGLIESGYGKAKGIPQMILAGASVDDVFVIVLFTSFLGMFQGNGFDFFSLLSVPLAIFFGLLLGVLVGYIMVKLFKYFHIRDTVKVLLILSICFLMVSLEENLKGFFPISGLLGVMALGGIILKLYPILAKRINTKFSKVWLGAEVFLFVLVGSVTDITALSEAGLAVVLLILISLVFRMIAVFLSVSGTNLTFKEKLFTAGAYTPKATVQAAIGSLPLAMGVPAGSLILTVAVLAIILTAPLGATFIDLSYKKLLEK is encoded by the coding sequence ATGCTTTTGAGTATTGCTTTGATATTAATTGTTGGTTTTATATTAAGTTCAATTTTTATTCGGTTACGTTTACCAGGTTTATTAGGTCTCATTCTAACCGGAATTATTTTAGGTCCCTATTATTTAGATCTTCTAGATCCTAAGATATTGTCTATATCAACTGATATACGTCAAATTGCATTGATCGTTATATTGTTTAGGGCAGGTTTGACTATGAATATTAGTGATTTAAAAAAGAATGGTCGTCCCGCTATTCTAATGACTTTTTTACCGGCTACATTTGAAATAATAATTGTAACACTATTAGCTCCAATATTCTTTGGGATCAGCACTTTAGAAGCCGCTATTCTAGGGGCTGTTTTAGGGGCTGTTTCTCCCGCAATTGTGGTTCCGCGAATGATTGGACTTATTGAAAGTGGCTATGGGAAAGCTAAAGGGATCCCACAGATGATTTTAGCAGGAGCTTCTGTAGATGATGTTTTCGTCATTGTATTATTCACGTCATTTTTAGGAATGTTTCAAGGCAATGGATTTGACTTCTTTTCGTTGCTCTCTGTACCCTTGGCAATTTTCTTTGGTCTTCTGCTAGGAGTTCTAGTAGGATATATCATGGTTAAACTATTCAAGTATTTTCATATTCGTGATACCGTAAAAGTGTTATTGATTCTAAGTATCTGTTTCCTAATGGTTTCTCTAGAAGAAAACTTAAAAGGCTTTTTTCCTATCTCAGGTCTATTAGGTGTTATGGCTTTAGGTGGTATTATATTGAAGCTATATCCAATTTTAGCTAAACGGATAAACACTAAATTCTCAAAAGTTTGGTTAGGTGCAGAAGTATTTTTATTTGTTTTGGTAGGATCAGTAACGGATATAACGGCACTTAGTGAAGCAGGTTTGGCTGTTGTTCTATTGATCTTGATTTCTTTGGTTTTCCGTATGATAGCAGTCTTTTTAAGTGTATCTGGTACAAATCTAACATTTAAAGAAAAATTATTTACAGCTGGAGCCTACACACCAAAAGCGACAGTACAAGCCGCGATCGGTTCTCTTCCGCTTGCAATGGGAGTTCCAGCAGGTAGTCTTATTCTAACTGTCGCCGTTCTTGCTATCATTTTGACTGCTCCACTAGGTGCAACGTTTATAGATCTTTCTTATAAAAAACTCTTAGAAAAATAA
- the pstB gene encoding phosphate ABC transporter ATP-binding protein PstB — translation MSDINSIRPVFSVKDFNLWYGDKQVLTDISLEIPEKKVTAIIGPSGSGKSTFIKTLNRMVELAPSVRMEGGIYYKDNNIFDDAHTQVEVLRTEVGMVFQKPNPFPKSIYDNIAYGPSIHGIKDKKILDQVVENSLKGAALWDEVKDRLQANAFSLSGGQQQRLCIARALAVEPEVILMDEPTASLDPLSTAKIEDLVHDLKKDYSIIIVTHNMQQAARVSDKTAFFLNGELIEFDETERIFSNPKDKRTNDYVSGKFG, via the coding sequence ATGAGTGATATAAATAGTATTCGACCGGTTTTTTCTGTGAAGGACTTCAATTTATGGTATGGAGATAAGCAAGTGCTTACAGATATTTCTTTGGAGATACCTGAAAAAAAAGTAACAGCAATCATCGGACCTTCTGGTTCCGGAAAATCAACCTTTATTAAAACGTTAAATCGCATGGTAGAATTGGCACCTTCTGTTAGGATGGAGGGAGGGATATACTATAAAGATAATAACATCTTTGATGACGCTCATACACAAGTTGAAGTCTTGCGTACAGAAGTTGGCATGGTGTTTCAAAAACCGAATCCTTTCCCTAAATCTATCTATGATAATATTGCCTATGGTCCAAGCATTCATGGCATAAAAGACAAAAAAATCCTAGATCAAGTGGTAGAGAATAGTCTGAAAGGGGCCGCTTTGTGGGACGAAGTAAAAGATCGATTACAAGCAAATGCTTTCAGTCTTTCCGGAGGACAACAACAGCGACTTTGTATTGCACGTGCATTAGCAGTTGAACCAGAAGTAATATTAATGGATGAACCAACAGCTTCTCTAGATCCTTTATCTACAGCAAAAATAGAGGACTTAGTGCATGACCTGAAAAAAGATTACAGTATTATAATCGTCACACATAATATGCAACAAGCTGCCCGGGTATCAGATAAAACAGCCTTTTTCTTAAACGGAGAATTGATTGAATTTGATGAGACGGAAAGAATATTTTCGAACCCTAAGGATAAGCGAACAAATGATTATGTATCAGGGAAATTTGGGTAG
- a CDS encoding glycoside hydrolase family 1 protein yields the protein MKFSKDFLFGAASASYQVEGAWNEDGKGVSNWDVFSKIDGKTYQETNGDVAVDHYHRYKEDIALMAEMGLESYRFSISWTRIYPNGDGELNQKGLDFYNNVINECLKYNIIPFVTLYHWDLPQELEINGGWTNERTLKAFQQYADTCFKAFGDRVKHWITFNETVIFSRHGYIFGAHPPGILNDFKNYYQVLHNVFLTHAKVVLNFKDSGYQGDIGITHVFSPAFPADDKESSKKAAEHANMFDTFLYYDPILKGTYPEYVLNQLKEKGYAFELSQEDQEILLKAAPLNDFIGINYYQPMRVIANDSNTSREITRESSTGGAGAVSYDGVYQTVKVPDHSYTKWGWEISPEALLDGMHLLKNEYGNIPIYITENGLGDEDPIVEGEIKDAARIDYIEKHLKFVKKGISEGLNIKGYFAWSVIDLLSWLNGYKKQYGFIYVDHKDHLNRKKKDSFYWYQEVIATRGENL from the coding sequence ATGAAATTTTCAAAAGATTTCTTATTTGGAGCCGCGTCAGCTTCTTACCAAGTTGAAGGTGCATGGAACGAAGACGGTAAAGGAGTTTCAAACTGGGACGTATTTTCAAAAATAGATGGAAAAACTTATCAGGAAACAAATGGAGATGTTGCGGTAGATCACTACCATCGTTATAAAGAAGATATTGCTTTAATGGCTGAAATGGGACTGGAATCTTACCGATTCTCAATTTCTTGGACAAGGATTTATCCTAACGGTGATGGAGAATTAAATCAAAAAGGGTTAGATTTTTACAATAATGTCATCAATGAATGTTTAAAATACAATATTATTCCTTTCGTTACACTTTACCATTGGGATTTACCTCAAGAACTAGAAATAAATGGTGGTTGGACAAACGAAAGAACATTAAAAGCCTTTCAACAATATGCTGATACATGTTTTAAAGCTTTTGGCGATCGCGTCAAACATTGGATTACATTTAATGAGACCGTTATCTTTTCTCGTCATGGCTACATTTTTGGAGCACACCCACCAGGAATTTTAAATGATTTTAAAAACTACTATCAAGTTTTACACAATGTTTTCTTAACTCATGCTAAGGTTGTTTTGAATTTTAAGGATTCAGGTTATCAAGGCGATATTGGAATCACACATGTTTTTAGTCCAGCTTTTCCTGCAGATGATAAAGAATCGAGTAAAAAAGCAGCAGAGCATGCAAACATGTTTGATACATTCTTATACTATGACCCAATTCTAAAAGGAACTTATCCAGAATACGTATTGAATCAATTGAAAGAAAAAGGCTACGCTTTCGAATTGTCTCAAGAAGACCAAGAGATCTTATTGAAAGCAGCTCCACTGAATGACTTTATTGGAATCAACTATTATCAACCAATGCGTGTGATCGCAAACGATTCAAACACGTCAAGAGAAATAACTAGAGAATCTAGTACTGGCGGAGCTGGGGCTGTTTCTTACGACGGTGTTTACCAAACGGTTAAAGTACCGGATCATTCATATACTAAATGGGGTTGGGAGATCTCACCAGAAGCTTTATTAGATGGAATGCATTTATTGAAAAATGAATATGGTAATATTCCAATTTATATCACTGAGAATGGCCTAGGGGATGAAGATCCAATTGTTGAAGGAGAAATCAAGGATGCTGCTCGTATCGACTACATTGAAAAGCATCTGAAATTTGTGAAAAAAGGTATTTCAGAAGGCCTTAATATCAAAGGTTACTTTGCTTGGTCAGTTATTGACTTATTGAGTTGGTTAAATGGATACAAAAAGCAATATGGCTTTATTTATGTGGATCACAAAGATCATTTAAACCGTAAGAAAAAAGATTCATTTTATTGGTATCAAGAGGTGATTGCTACACGTGGAGAGAACTTATAA